Proteins from a genomic interval of Zingiber officinale cultivar Zhangliang chromosome 1B, Zo_v1.1, whole genome shotgun sequence:
- the LOC121972964 gene encoding serine carboxypeptidase II-3-like codes for MKESFIYSFFVFLFLCLLHCITCYTVRQGDAVNKFYLSNRERKFPSSLASSHVSKSDLKSIVYDNYGLKDGDKVIRLPGQPNKVNFNQYAGYVTVHRATGRALFYYFVEADENSMSKPLVLWLNGGPGCSSLGYGAMEELGPFRVMSDGKTLYRNPYAWNTVANVLFLESPAGVGFSYSNTTSDYAKSGDQRTAIDSLAFLLNWFERFPEYKGREFFIAGESYAGHYVPQLALAILHHNDSSINLKGIAIGNGVINYETDSKGMFDYFWTHALIADETIHAIHKFCNFSPEAFQQPLECQRAVGEVIGVLDDLDLYNIYAPLCFSSGVTPTPKPPSIENFDPCTPNYVEAYLNSPEVQKALHANVTKLNYTWSACSEVIPNWSDSPFTMLPIIKELLSNKLRILKYSGDVDGNVPVTSTRYSLNELGLAVKSPWRAWMLNNEVGGYTLVYEHNLTFATVRGAGHEVPSYQPARALLMIKSFLQGVPLPAA; via the exons ATGAAGGAAAGTTTCATCTATTCCTTcttcgtcttcctcttcctctgtcTCTTACACTGCATAACTTGTTACACGGTAAGGCAGGGAGATGCCGTGAACAAGTTCTACTTAAGCAACCGAGAAAGGAAGTTTCCTTCTTCATTAGCAAGTAGTCATGTTTCGAAATCCGATTTGAAGTCGATAGTCTACGACAATTATGGCTTGAAAGACGGAGACAAGGTCATTCGGCTACCCGGCCAGCCAAATAAGGTGAATTTCAATCAGTATGCAGGCTATGTCACGGTCCACAGAGCAACCGGTCGGGCTCTCTTTTACTACTTTGTTGAGGCTGACGAGAATAGCATGTCCAAGCCTCTTGTACTTTGGCTCAACGGAG GGCCTGGGTGTTCGTCGTTGGGCTACGGGGCGATGGAGGAGCTCGGGCCATTTCGAGTCATGTCCGACGGAAAGACTCTGTACAGAAATCCTTATGCTTGGAACACAG TGGCGAACGTTTTGTTCCTGGAGAGCCCCGCAGGCGTCGGCTTCTCCTACTCCAATACCACGTCGGACTACGCCAAGAGCGGCGACCAGCGGACGGCGATCGACTCGCTGGCCTTCCTCCTCAACTGGTTCGAGCGGTTCCCGGAGTACAAGGGGAGGGAGTTCTTCATCGCCGGAGAGAGCTACGCGGGCCACTACGTCCCCCAGCTTGCCCTCGCCATCCTCCATCACAACGATTCCAGCATCAACCTCAAAGGCATCGCG ATTGGGAATGGGGTGATTAACTACGAGACGGACAGCAAGGGCATGTTTGACTACTTCTGGACGCACGCATTGATCGCCGACGAAACTATCCATGCGATCCACAAGTTCTGCAATTTCTCGCCGGAGGCCTTCCAGCAGCCGCTGGAATGCCAACGGGCGGTCGGCGAGGTGATCGGCGTCCTCGACGATCTGGATCTCTACAACATATACGCACCGCTGTGCTTCTCTTCGGGCGTGACGCCGACTCCAAAGCCTCCTTCG ATCGAGAATTTCGATCCTTGTACTCCCAATTATGTGGAGGCATACCTTAACAGTCCAGAGGTGCAAAAAGCTCTACATGCCAATGTGACAAAACTCAACTACACGTGGTCTGCTTGCAG CGAAGTGATACCTAATTGGTCAGATTCGCCTTTCACAATGTTGCCAATCATCAAAGAATTGCTATCTAACAAGTTAAGAATTTTGAAGTACAG TGGCGACGTCGATGGAAATGTTCCTGTTACTTCCACAAGATACTCCCTGAACGAGCTTGGACTTGCTGTGAAGTCTCCGTGGAGAGCTTGGATGCTTAACAATGAG GTTGGGGGATATACCTTGGTGTATGAACACAACTTGACATTTGCCACTGTGAGAGGTGCCGGACATGAAGTTCCAAGTTATCAACCAGCTCGAGCTTTGTTAATGATCAAAAGTTTTCTTCAAGGAGTGCCGCTCCCTGccgcttaa